In a genomic window of Candidatus Bathyarchaeota archaeon:
- a CDS encoding DUF998 domain-containing protein, with translation MSPKHLYLQIGGAAGVATPIIAFTCITIAIVTYPSFSWTNNALSDLGVVPGITGPLFNSGLCLSGVLAFIFATIGLFNYFQSIAGKVGSAVFAGATIALIAIGVFNENFSPTHYWVSVAFFVLAPIALFILTCSFALERKWGLAAFSVLIGLVAALPWVLQLTINYVPHVAIPETISAVAVSAWAIVLSIKMLQKIKR, from the coding sequence TTGTCTCCAAAGCACCTCTATCTGCAAATCGGCGGCGCGGCAGGAGTCGCCACACCCATAATCGCCTTCACCTGCATCACAATAGCAATAGTCACCTATCCCTCTTTTAGCTGGACCAACAACGCCCTAAGCGACCTCGGCGTAGTCCCCGGCATCACAGGACCCCTTTTTAATTCTGGACTCTGCCTAAGCGGCGTGTTAGCCTTCATCTTCGCAACAATAGGACTCTTCAACTACTTCCAAAGCATAGCAGGCAAAGTCGGCTCAGCCGTTTTCGCAGGCGCAACTATAGCCCTAATAGCCATAGGCGTTTTCAACGAGAATTTCTCCCCCACCCACTACTGGGTTTCGGTGGCATTTTTTGTCTTGGCCCCTATTGCCCTCTTCATCTTAACCTGCTCGTTTGCTTTGGAACGTAAATGGGGTTTGGCGGCGTTTTCGGTTCTGATTGGGTTAGTGGCGGCGTTGCCTTGGGTTTTACAGCTAACAATCAACTATGTGCCCCACGTGGCGATTCCTGAAACGATTTCGGCAGTCGCGGTATCTGCTTGGGCAATCGTGCTAAGCATAAAAATGCTTCAAAAAATCAAGCGTTAG